A window of Candidatus Glassbacteria bacterium genomic DNA:
GCGGATTTTTTCACGGGAGTTGATCGTAAAAAATCTCGAACGGCCTTTCCACGTATATAGAACTTATTACCGGTAGCCGTTTCTATGACTAAGTTTGATTTCCACCAAGAAATTTCGGGATCACTAATTTCGTCAGGATGTTTGAGATATGAGCGCGATAAGTGAAACGATATCGCGCTACCCTGAGCAAGAAACGTCGGCCAATCAATGGTTTCGTCTTTGAAGAAGTTAACTTTTGTCTTTTTGTTTCCCAGACAATTTTCAAAGTAAATATAACTCAAAGTAAGAGCGAATAAACTAGAATTTCCAATATTGATGAAAAGATGATGATCTTGCGGAGTCCAATTTTCTTTAGGAGGTTCGTAGCGTACGGAAATATGGAGCCGCGCTCTATCTCGGGCGAGGGTCCAAACGGTATTGATGATTCCGAGGCCCAACCCAAGAAACGCTACCACGAGCGTGAATATGGCGATCGCGTCCATGCCGCCAATCGTGCCCCCTATTGTTGAAAAATGGAAGCCTTACTTAATATTTCAAGCGGCTCTAAATTTGGCACCGCCACTCAATGCACCGCTGCTAGAAGGGGACCCAGTGTTCGCGGGGCCTTTCGCCGTGCATCACTAACGAGGATTGAGAGATGAACGAAGAAATCAAACTGGGCGATTCGATGGGTTACAGAATGCCGAAAAACCCCAAGAGCCCAATGACGACGCCGGCTAGGAATGTAATGAAGCTACAGATTTCCAGTTTGATTATCCATTTTGCCTTTCTATCCACTTCCGGAATATGCAGCAGCATCGGCAAGGGGATTCTATTGGCGAGTTCAATGAGCCGATCATGTCTAAACGGAACAACGTCTCGCATCGTAAGGTGGCGAATTAAGACCCCGCCGCCAGCAAGGGCCAGCCCGATAGCGAAGGCGAAGGCCGGCCACTTGAGCAGGGCGACAGCACCTTCCATCTTTGCGCCGGCCAACGTGAAGACGATCAAGAGCGCGCCGGAGTTGGCGAACAACAGGAAGCGGATAAAGTCGCGATGCGCTTCCGTGGCGCAGGCGCCTATCACGTCAAATACATTGATCTCGCGGTCGAGAAGCCAACGGGGATCGTCGACCGGCAATACGGTTTCGTCGATCCCCTCCCCCCGGCGCGGGTGGCCGCAGTGGGGGCAGGTGTTTGCGGCTTCGCTCACTTGCTTCCCGCAGATTTCGCAGTCGATCAGGGCCATGGCCGTTTCTCCTCTTTACCGAGCATAGAAGGCTCTCCTATGTCCCGCAACATATCTTTTTCCATGACCACCGAACCAACGATTGAAAGTGGAAACGTAGTGTCTCACTGGGAGGGTTGAGAGATGGAAATGAAAAAATCATCCCCGACGCAAAGGGGGCAGCGACGGTTCGG
This region includes:
- a CDS encoding zinc ribbon domain-containing protein, with translation MALIDCEICGKQVSEAANTCPHCGHPRRGEGIDETVLPVDDPRWLLDREINVFDVIGACATEAHRDFIRFLLFANSGALLIVFTLAGAKMEGAVALLKWPAFAFAIGLALAGGGVLIRHLTMRDVVPFRHDRLIELANRIPLPMLLHIPEVDRKAKWIIKLEICSFITFLAGVVIGLLGFFGIL